GGTCGCCGCCGCTCAAGGTTCTGGCGGAGCAGCTGCGGCGCCAGGCGGAGGGCGGCCCGGGCGCGTGGTGGCTGTcgcgggcggcggcgggccgCGGGCCGCTGGAGCTGACGGCCGTGTGGATGCAGGGCACGGTGctggcggcgggcggcggcgagGCGCGGCTGCGGGACCCGAGCGGGGCCTTCTCGGTTTGCGGCTTGGAGCGGGTGCCGCGCGGGCGGCCCTGCCTCGTCCCAGGTAACAGCCGGATTCGACCCCGCGGCTGACCCTGGGTTTGTACCGCGCTCGGGCGGGGCCTGGCCGTCCCACATCCCGGTGTTGGCGGTGCTGGTCCCCCGCCTCGATaccatttcttccctcccctccccaaccaaGCGCCACCCAAGCAGTTCTGATGATAAGCATCACCTGCGGCCCATTCAAAAAATACAGTTTCCGAGGACTCCACCAGCCCTCCCAGCTGGAGTCTCCGGGGCAGGGCCCCCCAGCATGTGTATTTGTTAACAGAGTCCCTTCCCCacgggtgatttttttttctccctatcaAGTATTGGAAAATATCATAGTGGGGAACTTGGTTCATCCTTAACGACTCTACTCAAATGTACCTTCCTTTGGGAAGCTCTCCCCAGTTCCCAGGAATGAGGAGCCCTGCTGTACC
This region of Physeter macrocephalus isolate SW-GA chromosome 14, ASM283717v5, whole genome shotgun sequence genomic DNA includes:
- the RMI2 gene encoding recQ-mediated genome instability protein 2; protein product: MAAAPTASLPGECPTAVRLPRSPPLKVLAEQLRRQAEGGPGAWWLSRAAAGRGPLELTAVWMQGTVLAAGGGEARLRDPSGAFSVCGLERVPRGRPCLVPGKYVMVMGVVQACNPEPCLQAVKMTDLSDNPLHESMWELEVEDLHRNIP